The proteins below come from a single Thunnus thynnus chromosome 10, fThuThy2.1, whole genome shotgun sequence genomic window:
- the LOC137191737 gene encoding protein MTSS 1-like isoform X7: MEAVIEKECSALGGLFQTVIGDMKSSYPIWEDFITKAGKLQSQLRATVVAVAAFLDAFQKVADLATNSRGGTRDIGSALTRMCMRHRSIEAKLKQFSMAFLEGLINPLQEQMEEWKRGVNTLDKDHAKEYKRARQEIKKKSSDTLKLQKKAKKGRGDIQPQLDSAMQDVSDKYILLEETEKQALRKALIEERQRFCWFVAMLRPVVDEEISMLGEVTHLQGISDDLKALTSDPHKLPPASEQVILDLKGSDYGWSYQTPPSSPSTTMSRKSSMCSSLNSVNSSDSRGSSGSHSHSPSSSSSSSTSHHLFHHHHPRHRYRSSTLPQQAPARLSSISSHDSGFISSSQDQYTSSKSSSPMPAETKLSNGFDHYSPVSSPYLHSNGGSLGSGSSSGTAFHFFPPSSPSSTSTSCPTRSWSRPASALLPDLPHYSIMGSPMVPSSQVPSWKDWAKPGPYDQPMVNTLRRKKDKETPAIVDSNGSMSSESNPASISTSAPAPAALQIPSPVEEKNRTMAAPLKAGDMEVHEELALALSRGLELDTQRSSRDSIQCSSGYSTQTNTPCCSEDTIPSQVSDYDYFSMAGDQESEQQQSDFDKSSTIPRNSDIGQSYRRMFQTKRPASTAGLPSTQAPYPGQGVYPAGAYPSTPIHTGAYPSTPTGPYPPTPTGSSCSGQGYYSGSSSHNASGSYSTGHGPVIVTPGVATIRRTPSSKPSARRSGSVAGTGPIPIRTPVIPVKIPTVPDMSGAVNGSRSAEEMGGVGGDQSPDSPTLAGGEDAGALPVMSWSGQATTNPPTVPLPNQLTQQHLQSEMGEDEAGEGGDGNMLVAIRKGVKLKRTLTNDRSAPRIA; the protein is encoded by the exons gtGGGACCAGAGACATTGGATCAGCGTTGACCAGGATGTGTATGAGACATCGCAGCATAGAGGCTAAACTCAAACAGTTCTCCAT GGCCTTCCTGGAGGGTCTGATCAACCCTCTACAGGAACAGATGGAGGAGTGGAAAAGAGGAGTCAACACTTTGGACAAGGACCATGCTAAAG AGTACAAGAGAGCTCGGCAGGAAATCAAGAAAAAGTCCTCAGACACACTGAAACTTCagaagaaagcaaagaaag GTCGTGGTGATATCCAACCCCAGCTGGACAGCGCCATGCAGGATGTCAGTGATAAATACATTCTgctggaggagacagagaagcaGGCCCTGAGGAAGGCTCTTatagaggagagacagagattcTGCTGGTTCGTAGCCATGCTGCGGCCTGTAGTG GATGAGGAGATATCTATGTTGGGAGAGGTCACCCATCTCCAGGGCATCTCTGATGACCTCAAagccctgacctctgacccacACAAGCTTCCTCCTGCTAGTGAACAG GTGATCTTGGACCTGAAGGGCTCAGACTACGGTTGGTCATATCAAACGCCGCCCTCATCCCCCAGCACCACTATGTCCAGGAAGTCTAGCATGTGCAG TAGTCTGAACAGCGTTAACAGTAGTGACTCCAGGGGATCCAGCGGCTCTCACTCTcattctccttcctcctcttcttcctcctctaccTCACACCACCTCTTCCACCACCATCACCCCCGCCACCGGTACCGTAGCTCCACGCTTCCCCAGCAGGCCCCGGCTCGCCTCTCTAGCATCTCCTCCCACGACTCGGGCTTCATTTCTTCATCACAAGACCAATACACATCGTCCAAATCATCCTCGCCTATGCCAGCTGAAACAAAG TTGTCAAATGGTTTCGACCACTACAGCCCAGTCAGTTCCCCCTACCTGCATAGCAACGGGGGGAGTTTGGGCTCAGGCTCCAGCTCCGGCACTGCCTTCCACTTCTTCCCTCCGTCCTCCCcatcctccacctccacctcctgccCCACTCGTTCATGGTCACGTCCCGCCTCAGCACTGCTGCCAGACTTACCTCACTACAGCATAATGGGCTCTCCCATGGTGCCTTCATCCCAAGTCCCCAGCTGGAAG GACTGGGCAAAGCCAGGGCCTTATGACCAGCCCATGGTCAACAcactgaggaggaagaaagacaaGGAGACTCCAGCTATAGTGGACAGTAACGGTAGTATGAGCAGTGAAAGCAACCCTGCCTCTATCTCAACCTCAGCACCAGCTCCAGCTGCGCTACAAATACCAAGCCCAGTGGAAGAGAAGAACAGGACCATGGCTGCACCTCTCAAG GCTGGTGATATGGAGGTCCACGAGGAACTGGCTCTGGCCTTATCCAGAGGTCTAGAGCTGGACACCCAGAGGTCCAGTAGAGACTCCATCCAGTGCTCCAGTGGCTACAGCACTCAGACCAACACACCCTGCTGCTCTGAAGACACTATACCTTCACAAG TATCAGACTATGACTATTTCTCAATGGCTGGGGACCAGGagtctgagcagcagcagtcggACTTTGACAAGTCGTCCACCATCCCCAGAAACAGTGACATCGGCCAGTCGTACCGACGCATGTTCCAGACCAAACGGCCAGCCTCCACAGCCGGCCTGCCGAGCACGCAGGCTCCCTACCCTGGACAGGGGGTCTACCCTGCTGGAGCCTACCCCTCCACCCCTATCCACACAGGAGCTTATCCCTCCACTCCTACTGGGCCTTATCCTCCTACCCCCACAG GCTCCTCCTGCTCAGGTCAGGGATATTATTCTGGCTCCAGTTCTCATAATGCCTCTGGCTCCTATTCTACAGGCCACGGTCCAGTTATCGTCACCCCTGGGGTCGCCACAATCCGCCGCACCCCCTCTTCAAAACCTTCTGCCCGCCGCTCAGGCTCAGTTGCTGGCACAGGCCCCATCCCTATCCGTACGCCTGTCATCCCAGTAAAAATCCCTACAGTGCCCGACATGTCAGGAGCAGTTAATGGAAGCAGGAGTGCTGAGGAGAtgggaggagtaggaggagacCAGAGCCCAGATTCTCCAACATTGGCAGGAGGGGAGGATGCTGGCGCGCTGCCTGTGATGTCTTGGAGCGGTCAGGCTACAACCAACCCTCCCACCGTCCCCCTGCCCAACCAGCTGACCCAGCAGCACCTTCAGAGTGAGATGGGAGAAGACGAGGCAGGAGAAGGCGGAGACGGCAACATGTTGGTGGCCATCCGCAAGGGGGTCAAGCTCAAGAGAACCCTCACTAACGACCGCTCTGCGCCACGCATCGCATGA
- the LOC137191737 gene encoding protein MTSS 1-like isoform X4 encodes MEAVIEKECSALGGLFQTVIGDMKSSYPIWEDFITKAGKLQSQLRATVVAVAAFLDAFQKVADLATNSRGGTRDIGSALTRMCMRHRSIEAKLKQFSMAFLEGLINPLQEQMEEWKRGVNTLDKDHAKEYKRARQEIKKKSSDTLKLQKKAKKGRGDIQPQLDSAMQDVSDKYILLEETEKQALRKALIEERQRFCWFVAMLRPVVDEEISMLGEVTHLQGISDDLKALTSDPHKLPPASEQVILDLKGSDYGWSYQTPPSSPSTTMSRKSSMCSLNSVNSSDSRGSSGSHSHSPSSSSSSSTSHHLFHHHHPRHRYRSSTLPQQAPARLSSISSHDSGFISSSQDQYTSSKSSSPMPAETKPCPISSSSEVSETGQFHSDCSSDPSSLAAAAAAPQHTTDKLSNGFDHYSPVSSPYLHSNGGSLGSGSSSGTAFHFFPPSSPSSTSTSCPTRSWSRPASALLPDLPHYSIMGSPMVPSSQVPSWKDWAKPGPYDQPMVNTLRRKKDKETPAIVDSNGSMSSESNPASISTSAPAPAALQIPSPVEEKNRTMAAPLKAGDMEVHEELALALSRGLELDTQRSSRDSIQCSSGYSTQTNTPCCSEDTIPSQVSDYDYFSMAGDQESEQQQSDFDKSSTIPRNSDIGQSYRRMFQTKRPASTAGLPSTQAPYPGQGVYPAGAYPSTPIHTGAYPSTPTGPYPPTPTGSSCSGQGYYSGSSSHNASGSYSTGHGPVIVTPGVATIRRTPSSKPSARRSGSVAGTGPIPIRTPVIPVKIPTVPDMSGAVNGSRSAEEMGGVGGDQSPDSPTLAGGEDAGALPVMSWSGQATTNPPTVPLPNQLTQQHLQSEMGEDEAGEGGDGNMLVAIRKGVKLKRTLTNDRSAPRIA; translated from the exons gtGGGACCAGAGACATTGGATCAGCGTTGACCAGGATGTGTATGAGACATCGCAGCATAGAGGCTAAACTCAAACAGTTCTCCAT GGCCTTCCTGGAGGGTCTGATCAACCCTCTACAGGAACAGATGGAGGAGTGGAAAAGAGGAGTCAACACTTTGGACAAGGACCATGCTAAAG AGTACAAGAGAGCTCGGCAGGAAATCAAGAAAAAGTCCTCAGACACACTGAAACTTCagaagaaagcaaagaaag GTCGTGGTGATATCCAACCCCAGCTGGACAGCGCCATGCAGGATGTCAGTGATAAATACATTCTgctggaggagacagagaagcaGGCCCTGAGGAAGGCTCTTatagaggagagacagagattcTGCTGGTTCGTAGCCATGCTGCGGCCTGTAGTG GATGAGGAGATATCTATGTTGGGAGAGGTCACCCATCTCCAGGGCATCTCTGATGACCTCAAagccctgacctctgacccacACAAGCTTCCTCCTGCTAGTGAACAG GTGATCTTGGACCTGAAGGGCTCAGACTACGGTTGGTCATATCAAACGCCGCCCTCATCCCCCAGCACCACTATGTCCAGGAAGTCTAGCATGTGCAG TCTGAACAGCGTTAACAGTAGTGACTCCAGGGGATCCAGCGGCTCTCACTCTcattctccttcctcctcttcttcctcctctaccTCACACCACCTCTTCCACCACCATCACCCCCGCCACCGGTACCGTAGCTCCACGCTTCCCCAGCAGGCCCCGGCTCGCCTCTCTAGCATCTCCTCCCACGACTCGGGCTTCATTTCTTCATCACAAGACCAATACACATCGTCCAAATCATCCTCGCCTATGCCAGCTGAAACAAAG CCTTGTCCCATTTCCAGCTCCTCTGAGGTGTCAGAGACTGGGCAGTTTCACAGTGACTGCAGCAGTGACCCTTCCTCtctagctgctgctgctgctgcacctcaGCACACTACTGACAAG TTGTCAAATGGTTTCGACCACTACAGCCCAGTCAGTTCCCCCTACCTGCATAGCAACGGGGGGAGTTTGGGCTCAGGCTCCAGCTCCGGCACTGCCTTCCACTTCTTCCCTCCGTCCTCCCcatcctccacctccacctcctgccCCACTCGTTCATGGTCACGTCCCGCCTCAGCACTGCTGCCAGACTTACCTCACTACAGCATAATGGGCTCTCCCATGGTGCCTTCATCCCAAGTCCCCAGCTGGAAG GACTGGGCAAAGCCAGGGCCTTATGACCAGCCCATGGTCAACAcactgaggaggaagaaagacaaGGAGACTCCAGCTATAGTGGACAGTAACGGTAGTATGAGCAGTGAAAGCAACCCTGCCTCTATCTCAACCTCAGCACCAGCTCCAGCTGCGCTACAAATACCAAGCCCAGTGGAAGAGAAGAACAGGACCATGGCTGCACCTCTCAAG GCTGGTGATATGGAGGTCCACGAGGAACTGGCTCTGGCCTTATCCAGAGGTCTAGAGCTGGACACCCAGAGGTCCAGTAGAGACTCCATCCAGTGCTCCAGTGGCTACAGCACTCAGACCAACACACCCTGCTGCTCTGAAGACACTATACCTTCACAAG TATCAGACTATGACTATTTCTCAATGGCTGGGGACCAGGagtctgagcagcagcagtcggACTTTGACAAGTCGTCCACCATCCCCAGAAACAGTGACATCGGCCAGTCGTACCGACGCATGTTCCAGACCAAACGGCCAGCCTCCACAGCCGGCCTGCCGAGCACGCAGGCTCCCTACCCTGGACAGGGGGTCTACCCTGCTGGAGCCTACCCCTCCACCCCTATCCACACAGGAGCTTATCCCTCCACTCCTACTGGGCCTTATCCTCCTACCCCCACAG GCTCCTCCTGCTCAGGTCAGGGATATTATTCTGGCTCCAGTTCTCATAATGCCTCTGGCTCCTATTCTACAGGCCACGGTCCAGTTATCGTCACCCCTGGGGTCGCCACAATCCGCCGCACCCCCTCTTCAAAACCTTCTGCCCGCCGCTCAGGCTCAGTTGCTGGCACAGGCCCCATCCCTATCCGTACGCCTGTCATCCCAGTAAAAATCCCTACAGTGCCCGACATGTCAGGAGCAGTTAATGGAAGCAGGAGTGCTGAGGAGAtgggaggagtaggaggagacCAGAGCCCAGATTCTCCAACATTGGCAGGAGGGGAGGATGCTGGCGCGCTGCCTGTGATGTCTTGGAGCGGTCAGGCTACAACCAACCCTCCCACCGTCCCCCTGCCCAACCAGCTGACCCAGCAGCACCTTCAGAGTGAGATGGGAGAAGACGAGGCAGGAGAAGGCGGAGACGGCAACATGTTGGTGGCCATCCGCAAGGGGGTCAAGCTCAAGAGAACCCTCACTAACGACCGCTCTGCGCCACGCATCGCATGA